The DNA region ATGAGTTCACTTTTTTTCTCTAATAAGCATCATAGTGTAAGGTcctgtaattaattatccgATAATTTGACATAATTAGAATacttattgagttgtaaattaaaataattatttatgccaaataaattcaagaagtgtgttaaaaatatgtatcttagaatatcggagaatttaacgatataaaatatatatagagttaaataacacacgagagcaaaaataaatacagaccGGGATAGATgggcttgagttactattttagtaaccaaatacacaagatatataaatatacatatacatacacacaacttACCAAGGAGAGAGAGAAGGaaggaaaaaggaaagaaagaaacccaTTCCCTCAACCCCAATTCCCGTCACTTGAGGAGCAGCCGCGGCAAAGTAGCCATATCTCCTCCGTCCGGCATCGAAATCTCGATCGGTCTAAAGGGATGTCTTCCTTACATACTAGGCTTCGATTCAAGACAGAAATCGtgaattttgagcaaggataCGGATAGATTGAAGCTGCTGTTCCGGTGCTCTGTTTCTGCGTGAATTCTTCCGATTTTTGGGTGAGAGTTTTTGTGTTGCTGCGATTTTTGTATTTTGAATTTGTAGAAACGATCTAAAAAAACTTTGTAGTGCTTTATGTTAGCTGTTTATAGCCACTGGAAAAATGGGTTTTTGATTAGGAAcggatttgttatgatttttctaccaaaatgtgcCAAAATCGAATTCTGCAATTGTGCTGTGCAGGATACCTACTGTATTTCGGGATTATGGCATATATGCATTCGGATTCTGAACTTATGGTTCAAACAAAAGTTGTAGAGCTATGTGTTTTCTTCGTAATGATATAAGATTCGTTAAATTCATTAAGAATTGAGATAGTTATGCTATTTTGCCAAAACTACTCAATTACAAAATTCTGCTGCGAAGTGCGTATGGAGTAGCGTCTTCCTGATAATTCTGGGATTTATCTATTAGGATTATGGAAATGGTTTCTTCTAGAGAAACTTAGATATTCAAGCTATCTTTCATTTCCCATTGGCAGATATTGATTTAAGTTAATATTGAATGAGATACGAATTTTATGCTCTTTTATGCCAAATCGGACATCGGTATGGAATATACTTTTCATGATCGGCTTATTGTTGTTTTGTTTAGGTAGAGAGTCTTGAAGTGAAGTTGTTATTGGATTGTAAagttggtataggtatgttacagctcggtaacatacgacggtaaaacataaattatgtttaattgtcattctgtgttgCACTGATCGGGTTTATGATTTGTTGACTGTTGTAAGTTGTTAAATGCTTTCGTTgtgatatatgtttattattgtgACATATTCTTGGCATTTAGCATATGCATAgtgttatgacattcatgttgagccatatcgttcttgttagcAGTTGTTGATATCTATTGTTATCTGtcactgttgtttatctcgggatcatagtgtggctgataggcctatacacatgagactgtagatgtgattgaacaatcccgtaATTAGTGCAGCCTTTTTaggtgagcgctgggattgtgtcatctagttcgttttgttgtgccatcctgttataccgtatcagctgtatggaggctgagtcaggggtgttattcagcacagcttggcatatctcgcatacttggcaaggcggtttagctgcatgacgatgtagctcccccgtgttgttgctcgagcattattccagttgttattgtaccgtttgttggctcctgttatcccgattattcgttgaacctttcatgcattgcatattacattttattatatgattatgcatgatttatgactattgttgttattgttgaactgtttcaAACCAcaatcctaacctcagttgttttctagggggctgctgtggttgctaTTGCACACCATcgtagatctcccgagtcgttttgcagcatcaggccaAGGTTCCGTaagtggagctcgggattgaggttggattgcttggttctattcagtggagtctcccagttagtttatatgtatgtcttgagtttgttTTAGTCTTGTATTGTAATTTATTTGCCGGGaagatgccccgtgtatctgtagtagtatttggttgtttttgtgATGTTCTAAGTTGACTATGTGATTTTTATGATCTGGTGAGTATTCgataagttttaatttctgcttagtcctggccagtgcggctataggtgtTTAACTTcggtttttgtttttatgactctagttggagtatattttgatataaactgctgcttgagtttgcgggatgtcctacttacggagAGGTCATGCCGGAATTTTTTTAGGCCCTGATGcccgttttaaagtattttaaacacTTTTTTCGCTGCAGatttaaatcaaataattattgtttGACAATAATTGTCATCAGAGTAAATGGGCCTCACACAAAGAATAGTCAAGGTTGTTGAGTTAATGTTCCTAAACATTCATCATGCATGCTGTCTGCGGCATTTGGTAGATAATTTGTGAAACATGTATGTAACTAATGGTATGTTTGTGTTATAAAATGTTTATCAAAAAATGTTGCTATATGTACTGTTTTATAATCTTTTTTATGTTATTTGAATGTAGGTCATGCGACAATACCGACTTTTCAACAAAATATCTTTGtacgaataattttttttttttaacaaagcCTCGGCATCTTCAATCTTGCTTTCACCCCACCTAAACAATAAGGGATATATACATGGACATCCAGATACTACTCTTAATGAAGGGACTTTTTCGTACACCGAACCTACATGAATAAGGATAAAAATGTAATGATacaaaaaagaataaaataatattaagaaaaataacaaaaactcAATATCACTTTGATAATGCACATTCATCCAATTATGTTTTCCTTTCAATGATaagaaattttcataaatcgtaTTCCTTGTTGTTTTGCTAAGCTTTCTTGTAAAATAACGtgctaaaaaatttaaattttttcgaGGTCTTGGTTTACAAGTTGGCCCCCTTacaacaaaacaaggatgatatAAAACTCAAATGATGTGAAAAGATCGACAATGCCCTTCCCAAAGACGAAGGAGGAGGAGTCATTGTTGAAACTCTTTAATATCACATCAACTCAGATATTATAGATGGAGAGTTTAAGCATCTTCAATTATTTACCAAAAAGAGTACTTATGATCCTTGTTCATTGCTCTTGTTGAGTTTAGTTCAAGCTTGTTCATTACTATTCTAAAACAAGTAGAAGAACATTGAGACACTTTATTTTTCTGTTCTATATCTGAGTCTTGTTTTaactaacattttttttaaccatttatACATAAAAGGcaaaaaatatcaatataaCCAATTAAATACAACATAAACTTCTAAAATTCATCCAAACAACACATGAAAAAATACCACAGAGAAAAACTAGGCAAAATATACTAAAGTTAATGACAAACACTTACTTCTTGGTATAGATTACATATGCTTACCGGAGTTTCATATGTTAACGttcatgaaaaattttaaaaacacgCAAATGTCACATATGAAAATTGCAAAATGATTacatcataaaaatattttcagtttttttttaaaaaatatttttaatcgaaGAATGCAGAAATGAGAAAATCCCTTGAGAGACGCAAATACAAGGGCATTGTGTCCCTTGGTACAAATTGCGAGACAACTGGCAAACAAAATCTGTGGACTCAACTTTGTAAGCCAAGCTTAGTGCAGCTTTACTCAATTAAACACACATCCTGCTGCCAATTCATACTTAACATCAACAACGTACATTGGAGATCCCATATAGATAAGTTTTTATCAGGGATTTATTTCCGATTTATCTTTTTAATAATTATCAAGATTAAATAGAAATTTTGaatatttgatttcaaattaccataaaatttcaccccataaaaaattaatatattacattttaatatatatatatatatatttcaaaatttataaatcctgatatattatattaatacttGTTACACTTATTTATGTACTGAAATATCATAAATTAGTACTATATTCGAAAATTTTGATACTGAAATATCATACATTTAATATTAGTATCGTATTTTTAATGTTTAGTACCGATTTCATCCGAAAAATTACGCGTAATTAATATCAATACATGTTTGAgtattcaaaatcatatattagtatcatatctaaaacattttatattcaaatatcatataataatatcatattttcattgtTTTGTACCGATTTTCATATGAGAAAAAATGTGTAATAAATATCAATATTTGTTATGTATTTCGAAtgcttaaaaataatatattaatgtcatatttgaaatatattttactcAAATATCATTTATTAATATTAGATTTTCAATATATGTACCGAATTTGAAAAAAACAATTGAAAGCTCAGAGAGTTTAAAATCATTTTTGGTGTGAATCAAAGACTTCAGAAAAAATTTCGTTTCACAGAGACTGGACAAATATACAAATATGTTGTTGAATATTTGTTCATTTATTcatataacaataaaaaaaatttaattatctggCAAAAACTCATACAATTTGATTactacaataatttttttaaaaaataaaatcaaacaaATAATTGTTTTCTAAAGATTTTCAGAAAActtgtatatttatattttaattttaaaaacagatcctcaaaaacatcaaattataattataaacaaCGAAAAACTTCTATTTAAATAACTCCTAAAATTTATTCCGTAAAATTATTACTTCTAAATACTTCCCAACATTTCCACACGGCTAAGCATTAAACAGAAGAATATTACTGTTTGATTTCAGAGACGGGGCAAAATTTTGATCCTCTAGATAAAGAATCGTTCGAAAACTCTAAGATGGATTCTGGGAGAGATTCGCCAAATTCTTCAGCCCATCGTCAATCCAAGAAAAACAAAGCGGCCCTCGAAGCTCAAGCACCCGTCAATGGAGGAATCCCCTGTCTTCCTGAAGAAATTGTAGTGGAAATACTTGCAAGACTACCAGTCAAATCTCTGTTGAAGTTCAGGTGTGTTTCTAAATCATGGCTCGCATTAATTTATAGCCAACAGTTAATCAAAACCCACCTCAATAATTCTAGATCGGGTAGGAATTTCTCTAATTACAGAATCATGTCAACAATATCCCACCCCAATTTTGACCTCAGACACTGTTCAGTGATGTCCTTGATGCAAGAACCTTCGACTGATGCATGTAGCATTGATTATCCTAAAAAACATCCGAAAAAAGCTGTTTGGGTTGTCGGTTCTTGTAATGGTTTAATTTGTTTGGCTATAAATGAAAAAGATTTGTTCTTTTGGAACCCATCCACCAGAAAATCGAAAAAATTGCCGCCTGTGAATGTCAATGTTAAACGAGGTTTCTATAATATATATGGCTTTGGTTATAATGAGTGCGACGACGATTACAAGGTTGTGGGCATTTTCTGTGTGTTTGGAAACGCGGGTGCATATGAGTCAATGGTTAAGATTTATAGTTCGAAGATCAATTCTTGGAAGAGGATGGAGGATTTCAAGGGTGGTGTTCCTCTTGATGATTCGGGCAAGTTTGCTTGTGGGAAGCTTCATTGGTCCGCCTCTAGGAACCTTGGTTTTCATTTTAGGTGGGATATCGTGTCTCTTGATATGGAAAGTGAGGTGTATGGGATAGTGGAGCAACCAAATTATGGGGAGAGGGAATTTGACTCAACTCTAGGGGTGCTGGGAGAATGCATTTGTATTCTGTGCAACTATCAATATATCAATGCAGACTTGTGGGTTTTGAAGGAGTATGGTGTTAAGGAGTCTTGGACTAAAGTGGCCACCATTCCTTATGTGGATGCTCCTGGGAAATTGTTGTACTCGAAAGCATTGTTCATGCTACAAAATGGTGAACTTTTGTTGGTCTTTGGGATGCATTTTATAGTTTACAATCTGGAAGATAATTCTGTTAGGATTCCCGATACAAGTAATCTAATCTCAAGGCTTTTTTGGAAGGGGATATCTATTTTGAGAGCCTTGTTTCACCTCTTACAAATGAAAGATAAAGGAGAATCCCAATTGATAGCATAAAAGGTtcaatatttttcttatatCTTATGTCATTTAATATCGTAAACTTGTATTCCGTATCACGGGACATCATAAACTCGATTCCCTAAGAAAAAATGCTAATTCTCTAAGCTTGGATCACAACCTGTTCTTTCTTGTAGTTTATAATGTTATTTTTGGTCTAGTAGGCTTCGAACATATAATGGGCGGGCGGCTTCTCTTCCATAGTTTTCTAAGAATATACTGAATCGATTGGCAGAAACCAATTACTTCAAGTGTATTCACAATTTTTATGTGATTGCTGGAAAGGAAGATGATGAAAATCTTGAATTGTACGAGGAAATTGTGTTTTTGTTCTTTCATCCTTTTCTAGTCACATGCACAAGACTCACAGAAGATTGTAGAAACTAACAAGGTGAGGGTCTTTATtgtttgatttataaaaatccACTTTTTATAGATGGAAATTACCTAGAGCCGTGGCATGAACTTTGTGAACAGATTCTTGGATGGAAATGCACTAGTTCCAAATTGTTGCATTTTCTCCGAACATTGCTTATAAAATCGTATGCCGCATAGATGGTTGTGGCATGAACTTTGTGAATAGAGTCTTAGCTTCCTATGGATTAGTTCCGGTTGTACAAAAAATGGCATTCTCAAATTAATTAACATACCAATGACACAAGACTGAAATATGATAAGAAGAAACAAAAGTTGAATCTCACCTAGAGCAATGACAccaataaaatataagttgttgtttATGGGAAAAATTTTGAGATATTTTGATAAGATTAACTTGTTGGGAAATAACAAAAAAGttgaaaagaatgaaatctAGTTAGCTAAAGATGAGGGATTGTACTAAATCCATAACAAGTGATATATCGCCGATGTCTCTAACCGGAAGCCCATGCGCCTTACAGGGATATTCCTTGATCATGGTGGCTGCAAGTTCACGGTATTCTCCCTCTTCAAAGAAAACCATCTCATGGCAAGCTTCAATTTCTCGGATGGAAATAAGAATCGCATCCTTCACCACACATCCAGAACGTGGCAATTTGACCAAGGGAGCTGTCCATACCTTTATACAGAAATCCGTCACAGGCTTTTGCTTTCTTCTTCTGGCAATGTCTTCTTCCCAGACAAAACTCCCATGCTCAGACGTGGCTTCAACCATGCCTGTAGTCTCATCAATACGGCACTTGGCACAAACTAAGATGAAGCTGAATGAATCCGATTTATACCCAAGTAAAGGCACAGATCTTTGTAGTTTCGAAGGGAACGTGATTTGGATAATTACAGATTCAACGCAAGAGAATATTTTCAGAAAGTGGAGAATTTCCCGTGACCAATAATAACTATTGTAGCCATCACCACGAATTTGGACGGAAATAGAGCGAGCCTGAAGAGCAAGTGCGGCAAAAAGCTTGGACACTGAACAACAAACGGACAGACATTTGGCATCAATGATTTTGTCAAAAATATAGACGATTACCTCTCTCGGAAGGCGATCGAAATAATTCTCTTCCATCGTTTTCCACAAACACTAGAATCCCAATTACGTTTGGGGTTGAAACCCtagaaataattataatattccCTCTTTTCCACTTTCCCTCGGGATTTGTAggtgaatctttttcagaatttCTGTTTGGAAATAAATCTAATTATCTAAAATTACaaacatacttaaaataatttaCTTATAAAATATAACAAAGAATTGTTAAAACAAAATTGTTGCTATGAACTGAATTTTATTACTAGTGCTATTTAatttgtaaaatatttaatatcacTTACTTGTTTTCATAAATATAAGCACAatgaactttatttttttacaataaTACAAGAAATAtgagtcatatatatatatcagtgaGACACgatgcttttttttttaaatttaatttttgtttactGAATCGAAAAATTActctttaaaataataaattattaatttattagtaCATATCtaaaattttagtattttatattttattatttcgaTGGTCTAATAGTTGATGCTATGTTAACATTTCTTTATACTACAAAATTTTAgttaaaaatttaattgattGTCTATAGTTTAGATCTCACATGTTCATCGAACTTCATTCCATCTATGTGGGATTTGTAATATAATCTTTTTTGGAAATAAATCTAATTATCTAAAATTCGAAACATACTTAAATATTTAAGATCTATGTCCCCTGTCAAATCACGTTCTTCTTTAGTTAtataagaaaaaggaaaaaagaattaaatataatattaattacaATATATACACGTAGAGGTGATCAAATTTCTGAAAAATCGTTCGTATCGCATCGTTATATCCAAAATTTTATCAAACAACACTGCATGCAACGGTTTAATGGCAATTTGTAGGAGAAAACCGTATGAACATCATCGCATAActtgataaatttatatttttattaattatgatACACAACATATTCATTTgatttctaacttaaatctatGTTactaaagtttaaaaaaaatccgAGTGACTAAGCAAAACATACTTTTACCTTATTTCTTAGTAATTTATCATTTCTTATGTCTTCTTTATTCTCAAATTCTCTTGACTTCTCAAAATTATTAGGACCATAACTCTATTGAAGAAAAAGATAAATCTCACGGCCACATTCGGGAAGTCCAATTCCCTACCTGGCTTTCCAATGTGGTCTTTGTTCTTAAAGCCATTGGAAAATGGAGGATGTGTGTAGATTTCCAGGACTTGAATAAAGCCTGCCCCAAAGACTGTTATCCACTTTCCCGGATTTATCAACTGGTGGATTCAACATCCGGATGGTGCCAATGATGCCACCCGGGTGAAATGGATGAGTCGGGTCGGGCACTCTACCGGGTTTGCTATCAATATGTTGAAAGAAATATGAGTTGGACGTCTGGACTGAAAGCTTCTTTCCTCCCCTGATTGCTCTGAGATCTGCGAACAAGAAAGTAACCACGTGAAtaggcgccggaggggtgtccggcgtgaccactccgatgcttaagtcagtgagaAATTCAAGCAagaaaccaatgtaaccaagtgatggttgtgagaTTGGTGTTGAGGATGAATAGTAAATGCACAATAAATGAGAGCATTCAATGTGTGAATAGAGATTAAATGCAAAGAgtgaacctgatatttatagtaggagatgcaatgatgacctcgttctgtGTGTTTGAGTATTAATTATAGTAGGGCGGCTGATTATATCatattgttctgacatgtcaaatatCATACTAGTCACATACAACCTACctgattttgtcaaccactTATATTAatgtcagagataggtcggccGCACACACCCTATTATGCCGGGCCCATTAAATGCAGCACTCATATCGAAATGGCCCGGATAGAGTGCCTATCACGTATTTACATGGGAGCCCGGGCATCCAATAGCCCGTATATTTAACCCCGGGTGTTTCAATGGACCAATCTTTCGATTGGCTTTTCCATACACTCTCCCTGTCAAGTCACTGTCATCGTTATGAGCAGTTAGAGATCCGGGCTTCCATTCAGATTACCTTCTCATTCACCTGGGAATAATCTATTCTCCTGACCCGGGCACCACGAATGGCTCGGCTCCATATCCCAAATTGTCCCGGGACATCCCGAGACATCTCGGGATTTATGTTTCCTACACGCTGCTTTATATTATCCCGCGAATTACGATATTTCTTTGATATTATCCTTGCTTTATTAAGACCATTCAAATTTTACCGTCTCACTTTTGGTGAAACATATCACATATAATCAAGTTATAGTCTCGATTATCTTTCCAACTATTGATTgagatatataaataaaataatatgattTTCTTGCCAATACTTCATTTTCTAGATTTATAATTTTAGTATTCTAtcatattttcttagaaattaTGTGACCTTTTATAACAAAAAGGGTGGAATCGCAAAACATTCGGAGGTATTTGGTGACATGCTAAATAAAATCGACATGTCGACTAATGAGTTAGTTATGTCAGATAGGATCACGTTCGGGTTAAAAATCCCTTGAGCAAAAATATTTCCATCCCACCAACAGCTAGCGATGCCAAGACCATGGAAATCCTGATGGCTTCAACATCTGGAATTTCACCTCTGTCGTGTCTTCTATCGCGACGTGATCTTGTGAAGCTCGCATTTTTTCGTACAAGGTTGCTAACATTGTCAAGCTGATGCACGACTTGACGTTGTCCACGAGTTATGTTCGATAGCTGCCACAAAAGTCCGACCAAAATCTCGGTAACTAGTGTAACCAAAAGAACTTCACACACAGAAAGATAATGAAGTAATACCTCTTCCATGAAAGAAAACTCTTTTGCTAGTTGGGTGGAAGATAAGGAATTTGTCATTACGAATCCGGGTTAAAGAACCATTTCCTAGACCAGATATTGAATAGGAAGTTGGAGCTGACCCGTTACAGGACGAATCCTCTAATGCTATGTTTTGTGAACCGGGAGAACCTCTTTTGCTATTTAGCTTGGAATTTAGCTCTTCAATGTGAGATGTGAAATCTTCCATACGATCATTTAGTGTAGAAATTTGTTCTGAAAGCTGCATTATAGCTCCCTGTAGTTTATAAGTTGAAGACAATAATTAAATCAAGCGAGTTGAATATTATCATGTATCAGAAGCTTACATACATTAGTATTTCAAAATTTGAAGTACTTTACCTGACTTGCCAAAGCTGTTGGTGAGTCTATGATTCTATCATCGAATCTTCTGTTCATCTTCGACATGTTCTTATCTGTGTGTCCCATGTACGAGTGTGACATACCACTGTTAAATCAAGCAACGAAAATGTTCAAGGATATGATGACCTACGACTTGATTAAAACGGTAACTGCTACTCGCAAAAATCAGATATAATATTAATCGACAACTACACATGCATTGAATCGAGACAGTTAAAACTTTTACATTTGAGCTTACAAGAAATGAAGTCCCATTAAGTTGCAAGGACCGCTTTTATGGCAAACACACAATATCGATATAAATATGCATTATTAAATACAGCTTAATAGCACAACAGATGATTAAAATTCATACACCGTAAAAGTATGCACACTATCAAGAAGTAAGAACATCTGGAGAATTAAAAGAGCATAGGATAACAAGTACACCTTTTGAGATTCTTTATTTCTTGTTGCGGCCCTTTCAGCCGAGACTCTGGAAAGTGCT from Primulina tabacum isolate GXHZ01 chromosome 14, ASM2559414v2, whole genome shotgun sequence includes:
- the LOC142524252 gene encoding F-box protein CPR1-like isoform X2, whose translation is MDSGRDSPNSSAHRQSKKNKAALEAQAPVNGGIPCLPEEIVVEILARLPVKSLLKFRHCSVMSLMQEPSTDACSIDYPKKHPKKAVWVVGSCNGLICLAINEKDLFFWNPSTRKSKKLPPVNVNVKRGFYNIYGFGYNECDDDYKVVGIFCVFGNAGAYESMVKIYSSKINSWKRMEDFKGGVPLDDSGKFACGKLHWSASRNLGFHFRWDIVSLDMESEVYGIVEQPNYGEREFDSTLGVLGECICILCNYQYINADLWVLKEYGVKESWTKVATIPYVDAPGKLLYSKALFMLQNGELLLVFGMHFIVYNLEDNSVRIPDTSNLISRLFWKGISILRALFHLLQMKDKGESQLIA
- the LOC142524252 gene encoding F-box/kelch-repeat protein At3g23880-like isoform X1, with protein sequence MDSGRDSPNSSAHRQSKKNKAALEAQAPVNGGIPCLPEEIVVEILARLPVKSLLKFRCVSKSWLALIYSQQLIKTHLNNSRSGRNFSNYRIMSTISHPNFDLRHCSVMSLMQEPSTDACSIDYPKKHPKKAVWVVGSCNGLICLAINEKDLFFWNPSTRKSKKLPPVNVNVKRGFYNIYGFGYNECDDDYKVVGIFCVFGNAGAYESMVKIYSSKINSWKRMEDFKGGVPLDDSGKFACGKLHWSASRNLGFHFRWDIVSLDMESEVYGIVEQPNYGEREFDSTLGVLGECICILCNYQYINADLWVLKEYGVKESWTKVATIPYVDAPGKLLYSKALFMLQNGELLLVFGMHFIVYNLEDNSVRIPDTSNLISRLFWKGISILRALFHLLQMKDKGESQLIA